Proteins encoded within one genomic window of Thalassophryne amazonica unplaced genomic scaffold, fThaAma1.1, whole genome shotgun sequence:
- the si:ch211-212k18.7 gene encoding cell wall protein DAN4 yields the protein MKTLVLLLLGLVALCALSVKGRHTTPSATMRPAGWFGSTTPTTTTKTPTTTTKTPTTTTKTPPTTTTKTPPTTTTKTPPTTTTKTPPTTTTKTPPTTTTKTPPTTTTKTPPTTTKTTPTTAKTTTPAPIPPTSSTPLTVGSYNVTSDKKVICLLAKMALQIRLATPQANGTFNVMPNETRASGVCSDTTAELDLTFREGSVNFTFSKNSSGKGYVTALAFTLLYPLAKGASKPYSQKNTSLELFVAQAAHCYACRSDSVYMGHGLHLDITDVQLQAFQVSNNKFGSSDHCSSDPNDYRVAIAVGVTLLVLVIIVVVVYLLGRRKRTDGYQSL from the exons ATGAAGACGctcgtgctgctgctgctgggccTCGTGGCGCTCTGCGCGCTCTCAG TAAAAGGAAGACACACCACTCCTTCTGCAACGATGAGGCCTGCAGGTTGGTTTGGTAGTACCACGcctaccaccaccaccaagacgcctaccaccaccaccaagacgcctaccaccaccaccaagacgccgcctaccaccaccaccaagacgccgcctaccaccaccaccaagacgccgcctaccaccaccaccaagacgccgcctaccaccaccaccaagacgccgcctaccaccaccaccaagacgccgcctaccaccaccaccaagaCGCCGCCTACCACCACCAAGACGACGCCCACAACGGCCAAGACGACCACACCTGCACCTATACCGCCTACTTCTTCTACCCCATTAACTGTAGGAAGCTACAACGTGACCTCGGACAAAAAGGTGATTTGTCTGCTGGCTAAGATGGCACTGCAGATCCGACTGGCGACGCCTCAG GCTAATGGAACCTTCAACGTCATGCCCAACGAGACCAGAGCAAGCGGGGTCTGTAGCGATACGACGGCAGAACTCGATCTGACCTTCAGAGAAGGTTCAGTCAACTTCACCTTCAGCAAG AATTCTTCCGGGAAGGGCTACGTCACAGCCTTGGCCTTTACGCTCCTGTACCCTTTAGCCAAAGGAG caTCCAAACCCTACAGTCAGAAGAACACATCACTGGAACTCTTCGTAGCTCAAGCGGCACATTGCTACGCGTGCCGCAGCGACTCGGTCTACATGGGCCACGGTTTGCACCTGGACATCACTGACGTCCAGCTGCAGGCCTTCCAGGTCTCCAACAACAAATTCGGCTCTT CTGATCACTGTTCCAGTGACCCCAACGATTACCGCGTTGCCATCGCGGTGGGTGTGACGCTGCTGGTGCTGGTCATCATCGTGGTGGTGGTTTACCTGCTGGGCCGCAGGAAGAGGACCGATGGCTACCAGTCTCTGTGA